Proteins encoded in a region of the Marmota flaviventris isolate mMarFla1 chromosome 3, mMarFla1.hap1, whole genome shotgun sequence genome:
- the Cpt1b gene encoding carnitine O-palmitoyltransferase 1, muscle isoform, which yields MAEAHQAVAFQFTVTPDGVDFRLSREALKHIYLSGINSWKKRLIRIKNGILRGVYPGSPTSWLVVVMATMGSSYCKVDISMGLVCCIQSCLPERCGPYQTPQTRALLSMAIFSTGVWVTGIFLFRQTLKLLLSYHGWMFEMHGKTSRFTKIWAICVRLLSSRRPMLYSFQTSLPKLPVPSIPATIQRYLESVRPLLDDEEYYRMETLAKEFQDKTAPRLQKYLVLKSWWATNYVSDWWEEYIYLRGRSPLMVNSNYYVMDLVLVRNTEVQAARLGNAVHAMIMYRRKLDREEIKPVMALGMVPMCSYQMERMFNTTRIPGKETDVLQHLSDSRHVAVYHKGRFFKVWLYEGSRLLKPRDLEMQFQRILDDPSPPQPGEERLAALTAGGRVEWAQARQAFFSSGKNKASLEAIERAAFFVALDEESHCYNPDDEASLSLYGKALLHGNCHNRWFDKSFTLISFKNGLLGLNTEHAWADAPIIGHLWEFVLGTDTFHLGYTDTGHCLGKPNPRLIPPQRLQWDIPEQCQVIIERSYQVAKALADDVELYCFQFLPFGKGLIKKCRTSPDAFVQIALQLAHFRDKGKFCLTYEASMTRMFREGRTETVRSCTSESTAFVQAMMEGSHMKADLRDLFRKASEKHQNMYRLAMTGAGIDRHLFCLYVVSKYLGISSPFLAKVLSEPWRLSTSQIPQSQIRMFDPNQYPNHLGAGGGFGPVADDGYGVSYMIAGENTIFFHISSKFSSSETNAQRFGNHIRQALLDIADLFQVPKADS from the exons AATGGCATCCTTAGGGGTGTGTACCCTGGCAGCCCCACCAGCTGGCTGGTTGTCGTCATGGCGACAATGGGTTCCTCCTATTGCAAGGTGGATATCTCCATGGGTCTGGTCTGTTGTATCCAGAGTTGCCTCCCTGAGAG GTGTGGCCCCTACCAGACCCCGCAGACCCGGGCACTTCTCAGCATGGCCATCTTCTCCACTGGGGTCTGGGTGACAGGCATCTTCTTATTCCGCCAAACCCTAAAGCTGCTTCTTTCTTACCATGGGTGGATGTTTGAGATGCATGGAAAGACCAGTCGCTTCACCAAGATCTGGGCT ATCTGTGTCCGCCTTCTGTCCAGCCGGCGGCCCATGCTGTACAGCTTCCAGACATCTCTGCCCAAACTTCCTGTCCCCAGCATACCAGCCACAATTCAGAGG TACTTGGAGTCTGTACGGCCCTTGTTGGATGATGAGGAATATTACCGCATGGAGACACTGGCCAAGGAATTCCAGGACAAGACTGCCCCCAGGCTGCAGAAATACCTGGTACTCAAGTCATGGTGGGCAACGAACTAT GTGAGTGACTGGTGGGAAGAGTACATCTACCTTCGAGGCAGGAGTCCCCTCATGGTGAACAGCAACTACTATGTCATG GACCTTGTGCTGGTCAGGAACACAGAAGTACAGGCAGCCCGCCTGGGAAATGCCGTCCATGCCATGATCATGTATCGCCGCAAACTGGACCGTGAAGAAATCAAGCCT GTGATGGCACTGGGCATGGTGCCCATGTGCTCCTACCAGATGGAGAGGATGTTCAACACCACCCGCATCCCGGGCAAGGAAACAG ATGTGCTGCAGCACCTCTCCGACAGCAGGCACGTGGCCGTCTACCATAAGGGCCGCTTCTTCAAGGTGTGGCTCTATGAGGGCTCCCGCCTGCTCAAGCCTCGGGACTTGGAAATGCAATTCCAGAGGATCCTGGatgacccctccccaccccagcctgggGAGGAGAGACTGGCAGCCCTCACTGCAGGGGGAAG GGTAGAGTGGGCACAGGCACGCCAGGCCTTCTTCAGCTCTGGCAAGAACAAAGCTTCTCTGGAGGCCATCGAGCGTGCTGCGTTCTTTGTTGCCCTGGATGAAGAGTCCCACTGCTACAACCCTGATGACGAGGCCAGTCTCAGCCTCTACGGCAAGGCCCTGCTACATGGCAACTGCCACAACAG GTGGTTTGACAAATCTTTCACTCTTATCTCCTTCAAGAATGGCTTGTTGGGCCTCAACACAGAACACGCGTGGGCAGATGCCCCCATCATTGGGCACCTTTGGGAG TTCGTCCTGGGCACAGACACCTTCCACCTGGGCTACACAGACACTGGGCACTGTCTGGGCAAACCAAACCCAAGGCTAATACCTCCTCAGAGGCTGCAGTGGGACATTCCTGAGCAG TGTCAGGTGATCATCGAGAGGTCCTACCAGGTGGCCAAGGCACTGGCAGATGATGTGGAGCTGTACTGCTTCCAGTTCTTGCCCTTTGGCAAAGGCCTCATCAAGAAATGTCGGACCAGCCCTGATGCCTTCGTGCAGATCGCCCTGCAGCTGGCTCACTTCCGG GACAAGGGCAAATTCTGCCTGACTTACGAGGCCTCCATGACCAGAATGTTCCGGGAGGGGCGGACTGAGACCGTGCGTTCCTGTACCAGTGAGTCCACAGCCTTTGTGCAGGCCATGATGGAGGGGTCCCACATG AAAGCAGACCTCCGAGATCTTTTCCGGAAGGCTTCTGAGAAGCACCAGAATATGTACCGCCTGGCCATGACAGGGGCTGGAATTGACAGGCACCTCTTCTGCCTGTATGTGGTCTCCAAGTACCTGGGGATCAGCTCTCCTTTCCTGGCTAAG GTGCTCTCAGAACCCTGGCGCCTCTCCACCAGCCAGATCCCTCAGTCCCAGATCCGCATGTTTGACCCAAACCAGTACCCCAATCATCTGGGTGCTGGAGGTGGCTTTGGCCCG GTAGCAGATGATGGCTATGGGGTTTCCTACATGATTGCAGGTGAAAACACTATCTTCTTCCACATCTCCAGCAAATTCTCAAGTTCAGAGACG AATGCCCAGCGCTTTGGGAACCACATCCGCCAAGCCCTGCTGGACATCGCTGATCTTTTCCAAGTTCCCAAGGCTGACAGCTGA
- the Klhdc7b gene encoding kelch domain-containing protein 7B: MVLRSHPFPRQEKPKGCALRAVPVSPAGPSSFTHSEHRPGASQSEGEIPNLQNRHPSSLGIVTQAGGLAKTPCQAQPVGFETNGKPTPGPPLGPKENRTKEKSLDSLPSAEVPGGHTQRSVQMQSGSAPPSATRWDSQHIPRPRKHSMCEIALSSEHLVSQVAPEQHQGQVLREEASSAGSRGVLTEKQKEAQKLMVFLQRPGSWGMVKGSQKPHSWALEAATAVQRPQRLDLGSCLEVLAFAQQHGEPGLAQETYALMSSNLLHVLGDPHLYRQLSGADRERILGLRTGQGQARLGVLVLPRLYPVCRSGFKKSSRAEESPEAQTAPLPHRTFLHVFNPQENIWRPLTQVPEEAPLRGCGLCTMHNYLFLAGGIRGSGAKAVCSKEVFCYNPLTNIWSQVRPMQQARAQLKLVALDGLLYAIGGECLYSMERYDPRTDAWTLRAPLPAGTFPVAHEAVACRGDIYVTGGHLFYRLLRYSPVKDSWDECPYSASHRRSSDMVALGGFLYRFDLLRGVGAAVMRYNTVTGSWSRAASLPLPEAIPLRCTVLGNTIYCLNHQVTATFAVSEGTAQFQAKELQPFPLGNKGILCPFILTLPTAARLQTSL; encoded by the coding sequence ATGGTTCTTAGAAGCCACCCCTTTCCCAGGCAAGAGAAGCCCAAAGGATGCGCCCTAAGGGCAGTCCCTGTGAGCCCTGCAGGTCCCAGCTCTTTCACCCATTCTGAACACAGACCAGGGGCTTCCCAATCTGAAGGGGAAATCCCCAACCTCCAGAATAGGCACCCATCTTCTTTGGGGATTGTCACACAGGCGGGAGGACTGGCCAAGACTCCATGTCAGGCGCAGCCAGTGGGCTTTGAAACCAATGGGAAGCCCACCCCTGGCCCACCTCTAGGCCCCAAAGAAAACAGAACCAAGGAGAAAAGTCTAGACTCACTGCCCTCAGCTGAAGTGCCTGGGGGACACACACAGCGCTCTGTGCAGATGCAGTCTGGCTCTGCACCACCCTCTGCTACGAGGTGGGATTCTCAGCATATCCCCAGACCACGGAAACACAGCATGTGTGAAATAGCCCTGAGCTCTGAGCATCTGGTCAGCCAGGTGGCCCCAGAGCAGCACCAGGGTCAAGTGCTCAGGGAGGAGGCCAGCTCTGCAGGCAGCAGGGGAGTCCTCacagagaagcagaaagaggCCCAAAAACTCATGGTTTTTCTGCAGAGGCCTGGGAGTTGGGGGATGGTCAAGGGATCCCAGAAGCCCCACTCGTGGGCCTTGGAGGCTGCCACAGCTGTTCAACGTCCCCAGCGGCTAGACCTGGGCAGCTGCCTGGAGGTGCTGGCCTTTGCCCAGCAGCATGGGGAGCCTGGCCTGGCCCAGGAGACCTATGCCTTGATGAGCAGCAACCTGCTGCACGTGCTGGGCGACCCGCACCTCTACCGGCAGCTGAGTGGGGCTGATCGGGAGCGCATCCTTGGCCTGCGGAcgggccagggccaggccaggctgggggTCCTTGTACTGCCCAGACTCTACCCGGTGTGCCGTTCCGGGTTCAAGAAGAGCTCTCGTGCTGAGGAATCTCCTGAAGCTCAGACTGCACCTCTGCCTCATCGAACATTCCTCCATGTGTTCAACCCTCAAGAGAACATTTGGCGGCCCCTGACCCAGGTGCCGGAGGAAGCCCCCCTCCGGGGCTGTGGTCTCTGCACCATGCACAACTACCTGTTCCTTGCAGGCGGCATCCGTGGCTCTGGTGCCAAGGCTGTCTGCTCCAAAGAGGTCTTTTGCTACAACCCTCTGACCAACATCTGGAGCCAGGTTCGGCCCATGCAGCAAGCCAGAGCCCAGCTCAAGCTGGTGGCCCTGGACGGGCTGCTGTATGCTATTGGAGGCGAGTGCCTGTACAGCATGGAGCGCTACGACCCACGCACAGATGCCTGGACCTTACGTGCTCCCCTCCCTGCAGGCACCTTCCCTGTGGCCCATGAGGCTGTGGCCTGCCGTGGGGACATCTATGTCACAGGAGGTCACCTCTTCTACCGCCTGCTTAGATACAGTCCTGTGAAGGACTCATGGGATGAGTGCCCCTACAGTGCCAGCCACCGGCGCTCCAGTGACATGGTGGCACTAGGGGGCTTCCTGTATCGCTTCGACCTGCTGCGGGGTGTGGGCGCTGCAGTGATGCGCTACAACACGGTGACGGGTTCCTGGAGCCGTGCTGCCTCCCTGCCACTGCCTGAGGCCATCCCACTCCGTTGTACTGTGTTGGGCAACACCATTTACTGTCTCAACCACCAGGTCACAGCCACCTTTGCAGTCTCTGAGGGGACTGCGCAGTTTCAGGCCAAGGAGCTGCAGCCCTTTCCCCTGGGGAATAAGGGGATCCTCTGTCCATTCATCCTGACTCTGCCCACTGCGGCCCGGCTGCAGACCTCACTCTGA
- the Syce3 gene encoding synaptonemal complex central element protein 3 gives MADSDPGERNYDNMLRMLSDLNKDLEKLLEEMEKISVQATWMAYDMVVMRTNPTLAESMRRLEDAFLNCKEEMEKNWQELLSETKRKQ, from the exons ATGGCTGATTCTGACCCTGGGGAAAGAAATTACGACAATATGCTACGAATGCTGTCAGACCTGAATAAGGACTTGGAAAAGCTATTGGAAGAGATGGAAAAAATCTCAG TGCAGGCGACCTGGATGGCCTATGACATGGTGGTAATGCGTACCAACCCCACTCTGGCGGAGTCCATGCGCCGGCTAGAAGACGCCTTCCTCAACTgcaaggaggagatggagaagaacTGGCAGGAGCTGCTCAGTGAGACCAAGCGCAAGCAGTAG